In Anopheles bellator chromosome 2, idAnoBellAS_SP24_06.2, whole genome shotgun sequence, the genomic stretch atattaaatctcTTCAATCGATAACTTGTAGTTTATGTTCTTTGCTGTGTAGTTAGCGTATCAaagtacagggtgtttcattaacgatgcactgtttcatttggttataaaaatggttgaatatttatcaatggttgaacaattgtttgaaaggttcattcatgacatttatgtatgaaATATAATTCTGATTGctgaaaattgggaaatatgaaaaaaatatttccaaagtgacctaatcattcgtcaaaagcacatttcattgcaGATCATTTCCACCTATGTGACTAAGTTAATTTCATtaaagttcaagcattgaaCAATGTTAAGCAGTTTTTTTATAACCGAATGAAAATATgtatcgttaatgaaacaccctgtatgTTGCAATGTCATTTATTTTCACGCCCGTGTTGTTTCCCAAAATCCGCTGAGAGAAAATGTTGTGAAGAGTTGTCTCGGTGTTTCGGGTTCACGGCGAAGCGGCCACGGAATATTCCTCCTCCTGGAACGCATGTATCTGGCGACCATCGTGAAAGTGTGCAAAATgctttttcaattgttttggtttctcGCGACGTGCTGTGCCTTTGTTGTGAACGCCCTTTGGTTATGCTGCAACATTGCCTCCGTCAGCATCCCCTGGTTGATGCTTGTCTTCTTTTTGGTTTGCATCGCTTCTAAATTCGTGAAACTTAAAGCCCCGGACGATGATTTGATTCTGTCCATGCTGGCCAAGAGCGACAAGGTGCGCGAGGGTTCCGAGCCGCTCCACTGGCCGATCGTAAACCGGGGCGGTGGGTTCGATGCGCCGGAAAACTCACTGGCGGGCTTTAACAACTGCTTGGCGCAACGCTGCCAAAACATTTTGCTAGACCTTAGTATTACCAGTGATGGTCACGCGATTATCTTTCACAAATCGACACTCGAAAAAGCGAACATAAACGACCCGGTGGCTCAGCTGCCACTCAGTTTCTTCGATAAATTCACCATCACCGATCATCATCCGCTTGGGTAGGTGCTTGGCTATTGACCGGAATTCCAGGCACACAAGCCTAATGTGATTCGATTCTTTTACAGACAGCTGTTCCAACCAGAGAAGGTGCTCACGTTCGAGAAGTTGCTGAAACATCTTGAATCGTCAGAGGTGACTGTGTTTCTGTTGGCGTCGCAAATCAACTCTAGGCTGCTGGACATCATTCGCGAGACGGCTACGAAAAGCACAACCTTCACCAAACGAATCATTTTCTGCTGTTCGTCTCCACTGGCGATATATCAGGTAATTTGTAGCTAGTCAGTGGTAGAGTCACGTTGAACAAGCAATGTTTATCCCGTGGACCAGATACGCCAGCAGTGCCCAGATTTGGTGTGTGGTCTGTGGATGGAAAAGTCTTGTCTGTTGCGCCTGCCTCACTATCTGAACACCTCGACAATCTTGCTCTCCATACTCGGTGCCGTCTATCGCAACATAGTAGCCCCGGTAATCGGCATCAGCCTCGTTTTTGTTCACAAGGATGAGTTTAATGCGTAAGTATGCGTGCCCATACTTGCcagtttcgattgttttctattttgcaCACATCGCCCATTGCAGACAAATCTCGACCCTGTGGAAGAACGTCGGCGTGCGACCGATTGTGTACACGATCAACTCGCCAAACGAAAAGCGCTACTTCCAACAGGTTACGAAAACGCTCTATCTCACAGATTCACTGCGCTCTGAACCGcagttaatttttaaaacgaaaGCAATATAGCTTGTTAAGAAATGGCCTTCGCATGTGCTGCCTATTGCTTATATTAGTTTAACGTTCGATGCGCTTGTTAAGTTCCTTTCatacttttgcttttttgcaGCAATCGCAACgattgtgtattttttttctttatttgttttaatagCGGAGGATAGAAGCTATACCGAACTTACAACGGTGACCCTCGAAAGTGTAGTTTGAGGGCACATCAAAGCCATAGCAAAAAGTATTATTAGTTTCCAAAGAACGACGGGTAGCCGTCGTATGCATTTAAACGAAATACGGTTTTGATTGCGTAGGATATGGGCGCAAGTAGAgtaggtttttgttttgtatcaAAATGTCGAAATACAAAGCGTGACAATTTCTGCCATACAAGTGCCTTTCCTTCCTATAGCTTCCTTCACAGCATGTTGGTCACGACTTATCCTAAGAAGGTGCGGAAACATTGACGGGAATGCTCCTTACAGCTGATGTACTTTCGCAGGATGTGCCTGAGGGTTATgctcttctctcttctctctcttcttaTCTGGCTACatccgccgagcggtcttggccggTTCCTGAAACTGAAACATACAGCAAGAAGTTGACACCGTGATTCGTACTTAAAGACTGAGCTTTGTCATTCTTACTTCGGGACTGGACCTTACGGACTACTCTTCGTTTATTTACACACGTCTGATTTATCCTTCCCGTTCCGTCGTTGCTATCTCTCCCCGTGATTGTGTTGCCCGCTCTTCGCTTTCCGTCACACGTCGAGTTCCGCCGTTGCTATCACTATCCCTGGCCATGTAGCCCGTTCTTGACGCTGCATCCTGCGTCTATGGTTTACCCAGCCGTTTATGGTGGGTTTTTCggggctgttgttgctgcagtcATCGCCGATCGTCTCTGCGTTGGAAAAACCCGCGTTTGGTGGTGTGTCCTTTGATGCCGGTCGTCCTTCTGTGCTGCGATTCCGACACGCGTATGCTGCTTCAGGTAACCTCTGGGTAGGACATCTACGTGGGTGGCGTTGGGATTCAGGGTGGCAATTATTATCGGCGTTGGTTCTTCGGGGCATCGGCTGTTGTTGCTTGCTTCGGTAAAGAGCATCTACTCTGCAGTCGTTCGTCGCTAGCCGTCTCTGCGACAGGCGGCATTCCACTTCGTCGACTCACTCACGGCGCTCGTGAAGGCGTT encodes the following:
- the LOC131210291 gene encoding glycerophosphodiester phosphodiesterase 1, with amino-acid sequence MYLATIVKVCKMLFQLFWFLATCCAFVVNALWLCCNIASVSIPWLMLVFFLVCIASKFVKLKAPDDDLILSMLAKSDKVREGSEPLHWPIVNRGGGFDAPENSLAGFNNCLAQRCQNILLDLSITSDGHAIIFHKSTLEKANINDPVAQLPLSFFDKFTITDHHPLGQLFQPEKVLTFEKLLKHLESSEVTVFLLASQINSRLLDIIRETATKSTTFTKRIIFCCSSPLAIYQIRQQCPDLVCGLWMEKSCLLRLPHYLNTSTILLSILGAVYRNIVAPVIGISLVFVHKDEFNAQISTLWKNVGVRPIVYTINSPNEKRYFQQVTKTLYLTDSLRSEPQLIFKTKAI